TCTAATTTTTCAATACTTTCTTCTAAGCTAATTACCTGTGTTAATTCCTCAATACCTTTTTCTGCATTTAAGAAAGGATCTTTAGGCACCATCAATCGATTATCTATATATAATTCAGATTCGCAGGCTGGACAATTATTTATATATACTTCTCTATATTTCAATATAGAATTATATAAATCTTTTAATGATAAATCAGCTTTATACTTTTTTATTTGTTCCTGAAGTAAATTGTATTTATCAATATTTTTCCTAATATCCTCATTTAAAACTTGTATTCGATCAATTCCCGGATCTTCCCTGTATTTTAAAGTAGATAACTCGGCTATCTCTTTGTTATTTTGTTGAATAAATCCTAAATCAGGACCGTCACTAGATATTTTCCTCTTTAAATGTTCAACTTTTTCAACATCAGGATAACTGTCGAGTAACTCTTTTTCTTGTTTTTTAATACTATCTTTTTTCAAAGCTATTTGTTCTATTTCTGTCTTATGTGCCGCTATTTGCTTTTCTTTTTGAGCCAGCTCTTCACTTTTTTTTCCGCGACAATCAAGATAGGTATCTATAGTTTCATTGAAATTAGTAACAAAACTATTAAAACTTTCTAACCCAAATAGAATGGCTAATCTCTGTTGTTGAGATTGACGAGTATTTGCCGCTATTCTAGCAAATCCTTCAATACGATTTCTTTCTATAAAGCAAAATCCATATTTTCTAGAATTGGGTATGATACTCACATCTTCATTTAACCGGTTGATTCCCATTAATAGAGGCGGCTGCCCTTTTTTTGAATATACGTTCTTAATATACTCTGTGACCTCTATACGCTTATTTTGAGCTTCATCAATTGTACCTAATAATGAATATTCCAATGCCTCACAAAGACTCGACTTACCTGTTCCATTAGGCCCATAAACAAATGTATACGGATTTTTAAATTCAAAAATATTCTTGTCAGAGAACCCTCGGAAATTTTCTATAGTGATACTTGATAATCTACTAATTTCTTCATCCATATTGTCTATCGTAGTTTTATCAAAATTAATTTCTTCAGAAACTTCATCTCCTTGTTGTTCTATTAATTTTGCTATCAATTTCCCTCGATTACCACGAGCATTACTAGTTGAGTCAATTTTACTAAAGTTCTCCAAAATAAGTTTTGAAAGCTTTATTTCATAACCACTGAACTTATGTGAGTTGAGAGATAAAAACTTCTTATATTCACTATTAGCTGTAGACAAACTGTTTTCCTCCATTTCACATCCGGATTGCATTTTACATAATTTCACAAAACAACTACACAAGACTACTTTACCATATATTAGAAGTTTTAAGGTGTGAAATATAAATTGCATTTTGCTAGTTAATTAGGCAAAGGAAATTTAAGACTCGTGAAAAATGGTACAATGCAGAGCATAGTTATTGCCAATGCAAACGGTAACTTTGTAGAAGATGCCTTTGATTTTACGGAGAGAATCTTGCAGCGATTGAGGACAATTAAAATAGATGCAAAAACGCTATAGTTTCATTTAAGCCGACTCATAAAAAATAAATCGGATGTCATGATCTAGCCTATGAGTAGGGAAGTTGTTTAAATTCTCAACGAAAGTAAAAATATGGTTCTAAAGGATTTTGAGAGAGAAAGAGCATAAGGAAAAACTGTTCCCAACTACGTTGTGAACCTAGGCAAAGCCTAGTGTTTTAATGGGGACATGAAATCCTTAACAGTGGGCTTATATGGGACCTAACTTTCCCTTGTTTTTATGATTGGTGGGCTTAAGTGGGATATATATTTTTTTATTTAGGGGCTTAAGTGGGTCCTAAATTAAAACAAAAACATGAGGGGATAAATACTCCTCATGTCAAGTCATCTTTGATAAATCTAGCTCTCTTTTTCATAAATCATGCTTATCATTTTTTCTTAAAGTAATTTCCCTTGTGCTTCAAACTCTTAGTTATTGTTTGTTTAAATTCATCAAATTTTGAACCATTAATTATGCATTCAATTTCTAATTTATCATCTAAGAATGAATTGAGATAGCTACCCTTTTCATTTATAAACACAGCGCCCGGATAAGCCCATTATTAAAAATCATCATATCCCGCATAAGCCCACGTTACTAAAAAACGTATAAAATCAAGTCCCATTCAAGCCCACCTATAAAGATTAAACGATATCATAAAAACACTAGGCTTTGCCTAGTATATCACCCTGGGTGATATCAGTTTTTCCTTATGCTCTTTCTTTTTATCCTCTACCTTTGTTTAGTAGATAGATACCTCCTACATCCCAACTCTTTCAAAACTATATTTATAGTGAAAATATAGAATCCATTGTTATATACCTAGCGATTTCTACATAACTATTATTAAGGAGGTTGAAATGAAAAACATTTATATAATTATCAATATTACCGTTATATTTTTTTCTCTCTCTTTCTTACTTATTGCTTTGATTACCATCTCTTCATATAAGATAACTCCCGAATTTATTAATTCGTATAATCAAAACACAAACGAATGTAAAATTTGCTTATTACTTATAAAAGATGCAAATAAAAATCTGATTGATGACAACACTATTGAATCAATATCTTTAACTGAAGAATCTTTTAAGGTTATAACATCAATAGATATTGAAGATCCTAGAACATTTTTAGGAAGAGAACTGCCAGCTTTTCATTTCTTTGACACAAAAATACAAGTAGCTGGCATAGGAACCGACTATACTACATTACCAAATGAATCTCCTCCACCAATTGAAGAGGTATTAAAAGAAAGACAGATAAATGAAACTGAAATAACTAAACAAGAGAAGACTACTAAAAAAGAACAAGATAATAATAGTATTAAGAAAACAACACAAGGAAGAAAGGTTGTATATCTTTATCATTCACATAGCTGGGAAGCATTTTTACCCTCACTAAAAAATGCAGAAGTACCTGATGAAGCAACAAGTACTGACGAAAATGTCAATATTATATCTGTGGGAAGTAAATTAAAACAAGCATTAGAAGAAAAGGGAATAGGTACAGATCATAACAAGACTAATGTTGCTAAGGAATTAAGCAAAAGGGGATGGAATACGAACCAATCTTACCAATATTCTAGAGGCCTCGTCACTGATGTACTTTCAAGTAATAAAGATATTAATTACTTAATTGATATTCATCGTGATTCTCTAAGAAAGAAAAACACTACCGTTAATATTAAAAATAAAAGTTATGCTAGGTTATTTTTTATTATTGGGGAGGACAGCAAAAATTTCGAAAAAAATCTCAAACTATCGAAAGAGTTACATGAAGCTATTGAGAAAGTATATCCTGGGTTAAGTAAAGGCGTATTTTCGAAAAATAAAACGATGGGTAATGGCGTGTACAATCAGGATTTATCTGAAAACGCTATTCTTTTAGAAGTAGGAGGAGTAGATAACAACACAGATGAACTCAATAATACCATTCAAGCTTTCGCAGAAGTGTTTAGCCAATACTACTGGAAGACAAGTGGAGCAAAGGAGATATAAAGAATTGTAACAGAAAGGAGAAGGTCATGAGAAATTCACTTGCAATACTTTGGTTATTCATCATGTTTTTTACTACTATTATCTCCTATTATAAATTTAGCATTACAATCTCAATTGCTTTCTTTTTATCGGGTATATTCATGGCGATTTTTTCATTAATTAACAACGAGATAAAACGTAATTAGAAACGTTAACGGAACAAAGGAGATAGCTAAAATAAACTGGTACATGCAGATAGGATTCTCGAGAGAAGTATCTTACCTACTTGTACCAGTTTAAGACATTATCTATAGTAAGGTTCCTATATTTTAATAACAGTATTAAATAACTTTCAAAATGAATATTATCAGATAACAAGCTTCTCTATTCCATTAAATTTCAATCGGACCATTGCTTTAGCAATAGATAAATTACTATCATCTATATTTAAAAGTACTTTAACAATCGCTTCGTGATCTGCCTTTAAAACAACACTGGCAAACTCCACTAACTGCTTACCTTTTTCATCAAGTTCGCTAAACTGACCAGATGATTTGCTCTCATATATTGTATCTTCCCAATCCCTTTGCCAATTAGAATACTTATCTTCTTTAATTATCCCCAAGGCAGCATAAGTATAGAAAATCACTAGATTATGAGTGTCTCTTATATCCCACGGGAAGGTCCCCACATACTTTATGAATAGTTCCTTATGGTGAATATTGATAAAAGGTATTACTTCTAGTGTATCTATTTTATCTTCTAGTATTCTTCTCTTCTCTTCATTAATTAAATATGAAACACAGTCAACCATTGTCAAATGTTTGTGATACGCCATTACCCTTAAATCCCTGTAGTCTTCAGGGTGGATCCTTACGGTTTTGTATTTATCTTTTTCGCTTTTCATACTTTTTACCTCCACGAATGCTACAAGAAAAGTTACATTTATCCAGAAAATACTACATGTAAAGATACAAGGTATGATTGCCTTTATCCCTTAACCTAAACATAGTTCTAATACACAATATAGCCAGGTTACAAAGTTACATGTTTTTCTAACAACGTCAATTACTTTATCTATAAGTAAAAATCATTTATCCTAATACCAAGAAATTGT
This genomic window from Pradoshia eiseniae contains:
- the spoIIP gene encoding stage II sporulation protein P → MKNIYIIINITVIFFSLSFLLIALITISSYKITPEFINSYNQNTNECKICLLLIKDANKNLIDDNTIESISLTEESFKVITSIDIEDPRTFLGRELPAFHFFDTKIQVAGIGTDYTTLPNESPPPIEEVLKERQINETEITKQEKTTKKEQDNNSIKKTTQGRKVVYLYHSHSWEAFLPSLKNAEVPDEATSTDENVNIISVGSKLKQALEEKGIGTDHNKTNVAKELSKRGWNTNQSYQYSRGLVTDVLSSNKDINYLIDIHRDSLRKKNTTVNIKNKSYARLFFIIGEDSKNFEKNLKLSKELHEAIEKVYPGLSKGVFSKNKTMGNGVYNQDLSENAILLEVGGVDNNTDELNNTIQAFAEVFSQYYWKTSGAKEI